Sequence from the Poseidonibacter antarcticus genome:
TTGAAGTACATATTTATCACCTAGCTTAGCCTTAGCCATTGCTATTGGTGTTCCCCAATCAACTCCAAATACATCAAAGTTTCCATATACTCCATCCATATTAATAAATGATGATACACCTTTTGGAAACATAATAATTGGAACATTAGGATATTTAGATTTAATATAATCAGCTATTTCTATCATATATTTCCAAGAGAATTCATCATATTTATTAGGTTCAATTGCTGAAGCCCATGAATCAAAGATTTGAACAACATCTGCTCCTGCTTCAATTTGTTTAATCATATAGTATTTAACAACTTCTGTAACTTTAGCTAAAATTTTATGTAATAATTTAGGATTAGAATACATCATTTTTTTACAAATGTTATATGTTTTAGTACCTTGACCTTCAATCATATAAGTTGCAAGCGTCCAAGGGGCACCTGTAAATCCTATAAGAGCTTTATCTTCTGGAAGTTTCTGTTTTAAAAGTTTAATTGTTTCATACACATACGTTAATTTATCAGCAGCTTCTTCACCACCTAAAAGAGCATCAACATCACATTC
This genomic interval carries:
- the hemE gene encoding uroporphyrinogen decarboxylase; the protein is MSKIFVDACLRKETPYTPVWMMRQAGRYLPEYMKVRAEAGNFLNLCHNPQKACEVSIQPLDIVGVDAAILFSDILVIPNEMGMHLDFVKGEGPIFKDPIVNECDVDALLGGEEAADKLTYVYETIKLLKQKLPEDKALIGFTGAPWTLATYMIEGQGTKTYNICKKMMYSNPKLLHKILAKVTEVVKYYMIKQIEAGADVVQIFDSWASAIEPNKYDEFSWKYMIEIADYIKSKYPNVPIIMFPKGVSSFINMDGVYGNFDVFGVDWGTPIAMAKAKLGDKYVLQGNMEPCRLYSKEETTKCVEKIQETMQGSGHIFNLGHGILPDVPVENAKHFVSECQRVSKK